The following are from one region of the Cottoperca gobio chromosome 13, fCotGob3.1, whole genome shotgun sequence genome:
- the LOC115017933 gene encoding tyrosine kinase receptor Cad96Ca-like: MRNTTSSGRPLDPLVYILSGALSFTILVFTLLGVACLRKYRSLVQTIRELQSSKLLLNAVPQLEALILPMRTGPAAGEEVELPPQIPLQQSSTVGFSSRRLWKGLQQGSHVAKSDLNLLQLIKAGKEGVFYKARMTRGTCKGHTMFTCKISKEGVRPKHVDTEVSIMRKLVHHKNILQLLDWNTTEDPYILIMEYVSYGTLRSFLQTNKADLSADPELQSLITIASYHIALAMQHLRSKMIVHCDLALRNIMVNKFPWEVKVAEFGLARDLTRVTSRRSISRRRNPQQRVPLRWYPPEYFKNNYYSFKGDVWAFGIVLWEMQTFGTLPYPNLETSEAVMYHICIGHKNTNPEGCRPEILHIMRDCWLEPCTLRPSFTDIVRMLENIMESDADYVDVESPQLLAKEEAEYHEA; the protein is encoded by the exons ATGCGGAATACCACCAGTTCAG GTCGGCCACTGGACCCGCTCGTCTACATCCTCTCAGGGGCCCTGTCCTTCACCATCCTGGTGTTCACGCTGCTGGGGGTCGCGTGTCTCAGAAA ATACCGTTCTTTGGTCCAGACTATTCGAGAGCTGCAGAGTAGCAAGTTGTTGCTGAATGCTGTTCCTCAGCTGGAAGCTCTCATCCTGCCCATGAGGACGGGGCCAGCAGcgggggaggaggtggagctgccTCCCCAAATCcccctgcagcagagcagcacagtCGGGTTCTCCTCCAGGAGGCTGTGGAAGGGCCTGCAGCAG GGTTCTCATGTTGCCAAGTCAGACCTGaacctgctgcagctgatcaAAGCAGGGAAGGAGGGCGTCTTCTACAAGGCCAGGATGACCAGAGGGACTTGTAAAGGCCATACCATGTTCACCTGCAAGATCAGCAAGGAAG gTGTCCGTCCTAAGCATGTGGACACAGAGGTTTCCATCATGAGGAAACTGGTGCACCACAAGAACATCCTCCAGTTACTGGACTGGAACACCACTGAGG ATCCTTACATTCTGATCATGGAGTATGTGAGCTACGGCACTTTGAGGAGCTTCCTGCAGACCAACAAAGCTGACCTGAGTGCAGACCCCGAGCTGCAGAGCCTCATCACCATCGCCTCCTACCACATTGCTCTGGCCATGCAGCACCTGCGCTCCAAGATG ATTGTGCACTGTGACTTAGCTCTGAGGAACATCATGGTCAATAAGTTTCCCTGGGAGGTAAAAGTGGCAGAGTTCGGCCTGGCCCGAGACTTGACACGCGTGACGAGCCGCCGCAGCATCAGCCGCAGGAGAAACCCACAG CAGCGAGTGCCTTTGCGATGGTACCCACCTGAGTACTTCAAGAACAACTATTACAGCTTCAAAGGAGACGTGTGGGCATTCGGCATCGTGCTGTGGGAGATGCAGACATTTG GTACACTGCCATACCCCAACCTTGAGACCTCAGAAGCAGTGATGTACCACATCTGTATTGGTCACAAGAACACAAACCCTGAAGGCTGCAGACCGGAGAT ACTTCATATCATGAGAGACTGTTGGCTGGAGCCGTGCACTCTGAGACCCTCCTTCACAGACATCGTCCGCATGCTGGAGAACATCATGGAAAGCGATGCA GATTATGTGGATGTTGAGAGTCCACAGCTTTTGGCGAAAGAGGAGGCTGAATATCATGAAGCTTGA
- the tmem97 gene encoding sigma intracellular receptor 2, with protein sequence MAIRVLEIIFFFYFASHIPITLFIDLQALLPGHVYPQPLKDLLRWYAEEFKDPMVLDPPQWFKSFIFCEALFQTPFFPVAAYAFLKGGCKWIRTPAIVYSTHVATTLVPILAHVLFYQFPMKPHPGPQTMQERWLLLSIYAPYLLVPVLLLLTMLLSSTYNSTSKSGHTAAKSKKKN encoded by the exons ATGGCTATTCGTGTGTTAGaaatcatctttttcttttattttgcttcTCACATTCctataacattatttattgacTTACAAGCCCTGCTACCTGGACATGTGTACCCTCAGCCG CTGAAGGATCTTCTCAGGTGGTATGCAGAGGAGTTCAAAGACCCCATGGTGCTGGATCCTCCACAGTGGttcaaatcttttattttctgcgAGGCTCTGTTTCAAACGCCTTTCTTTCCCGTTGCAGCTTATGCTTTCCTTAAAG GTGGCTGTAAGTGGATCAGGACTCCTGCCATCGTGTATTCCACACATGTGGCCACAACGCTGGTCCCGATTCTAGCTCACGTCCTCTTCTATCAGTTCCCTATGAAGCCCCACCCTGGTCCCCAGACCATGCAGGAGCGCTGGCTGCTGCTCTCCATATACGCACCATACCTGCTGGTGcctgtgctgctgctcctcacCATGCTGCTGTCCTCCACATACAACTCCACCTCCAAGTCTGGACACACGGCAGCCAAATCCAAGAAGAAGAACTGA